Proteins from a genomic interval of Polaribacter sp. Q13:
- the nirD gene encoding nitrite reductase small subunit NirD produces MDTLLSKYKTVKEADVKVWFKAAPISEFPKDGGACVKYKDLQIAVFNFSRLDKWYACQNLSPEKQENVLSRGMLGDHKGIPKIACPLHKKTFSLETGENLNADLAPIAVYPIKIEAENVYIGFSE; encoded by the coding sequence ATGGATACATTACTTTCAAAATACAAAACAGTAAAAGAAGCAGATGTAAAAGTTTGGTTTAAAGCAGCTCCTATTAGTGAATTTCCAAAAGATGGCGGAGCATGTGTAAAGTATAAAGATTTACAAATTGCAGTTTTCAATTTTTCGAGATTAGATAAATGGTATGCTTGCCAAAATTTATCACCAGAAAAACAAGAAAACGTATTGTCTAGAGGTATGTTGGGCGATCATAAAGGGATTCCTAAAATTGCATGTCCGTTGCATAAAAAAACATTTTCATTAGAAACGGGCGAAAATTTAAATGCAGATTTAGCACCTATTGCGGTCTACCCAATTAAGATTGAAGCAGAAAATGTGTATATTGGCTTCTCAGAATAA
- a CDS encoding ATP-binding protein, which yields MTKNGNSLDQRTFDKLSRLYIIALSTIALSVIISQIFVRNHLETQKSDSTVINVAGRQRMLSQKLTKEIVSLSDYSDKKNRLRLKNNIIETLDLWQLSHYSLQKGNDSLGLPEQNSDKIKSKFKAINPVFETIQKASKSILKKLENPTISIDELSSEIEKVTHNEGSFLLMMDEIVNQYNVEADKKIDWLKKLEFLLMSFTLIILLGEFLFIFWPTAKSVKATLSELLSAEKRAKKMAFDADELSLSKEKSIKELRALSHAMDETLLFARISPSGSLIHMGNKFSRLFKLSKTNQETLIWKVLSDNENEQLLIENLINKYKKTGWQGEVKATIKGAVAVWLEMSLVPYRPTEDRSELLIIASEITDRKAAQIEVERLTEESFEEKMSQQKIISSKIIENQEKEQNRIAKDVHDGIGQMLTGLKYNLESINMNDIEKTTLKIEHLKELTTNIIKGVRTATFNLTPPELSDHGIVPAITKLTHELGRLTGKEIIFFNKTDFNERLDSLIEINIYRIVQEAINNAIKYADSSHILVSLSHSQNILSINIDDDGKGFEPSKVKKVKNGDGGMGMTFMKERIKYIEGRLFLNSELGKGTRVTLNIPI from the coding sequence ATGACTAAAAACGGCAATTCATTAGACCAAAGAACGTTTGATAAATTAAGCCGTTTATATATTATTGCATTAAGTACCATTGCACTTTCGGTTATTATAAGTCAGATTTTTGTTCGTAATCATTTAGAGACTCAAAAAAGTGATTCTACCGTAATTAATGTTGCTGGTAGACAAAGAATGCTGAGTCAGAAATTAACTAAAGAAATTGTTTCCCTTTCTGATTATTCTGATAAAAAAAATAGACTTCGACTTAAAAATAATATCATTGAAACTCTTGATTTGTGGCAGTTATCTCATTATTCGCTTCAAAAGGGAAATGACAGTTTAGGGCTTCCTGAACAGAATAGCGATAAAATTAAAAGTAAATTTAAAGCGATTAATCCTGTTTTTGAGACTATTCAGAAAGCATCAAAATCTATTTTAAAAAAGTTAGAAAACCCTACTATTTCTATTGATGAATTATCATCAGAAATTGAAAAAGTAACCCATAATGAAGGTTCTTTTTTATTGATGATGGATGAAATTGTAAATCAGTATAATGTAGAGGCTGATAAAAAAATAGATTGGTTAAAAAAATTAGAATTTCTTTTAATGTCTTTTACATTAATAATTCTTTTAGGCGAATTTTTATTCATCTTTTGGCCAACAGCAAAATCGGTAAAAGCAACACTCTCAGAATTATTATCAGCAGAAAAAAGAGCTAAAAAAATGGCTTTTGATGCCGATGAGTTAAGTCTTTCTAAAGAAAAATCAATAAAAGAATTACGTGCTCTAAGTCATGCAATGGATGAAACGTTGTTGTTTGCAAGAATTTCTCCAAGTGGAAGTTTAATTCATATGGGAAATAAGTTTTCTCGTTTGTTTAAATTATCAAAAACGAATCAAGAAACATTGATTTGGAAGGTTTTATCTGATAATGAAAACGAACAATTATTAATTGAAAATTTGATTAATAAATATAAAAAAACAGGTTGGCAAGGAGAAGTAAAAGCAACCATAAAAGGAGCTGTAGCTGTTTGGTTAGAAATGTCTTTAGTGCCTTATAGACCAACAGAAGATAGATCTGAATTGTTAATTATTGCCTCCGAAATTACAGATAGAAAAGCAGCTCAAATTGAAGTTGAAAGACTTACAGAAGAAAGTTTTGAAGAGAAAATGAGTCAGCAAAAAATAATCTCTAGTAAGATTATTGAAAATCAAGAAAAAGAGCAAAATAGAATTGCTAAAGATGTGCATGACGGAATTGGACAAATGCTTACTGGGTTGAAGTACAATCTAGAAAGTATCAATATGAATGATATTGAGAAAACGACTTTAAAAATTGAACACCTAAAAGAGTTAACTACTAATATTATAAAAGGTGTTAGAACCGCTACTTTTAATTTAACGCCACCAGAATTATCAGATCACGGAATTGTGCCAGCAATTACCAAGTTAACGCATGAGTTAGGAAGGTTAACAGGAAAAGAAATTATATTTTTTAATAAAACAGATTTTAATGAGCGTTTAGATTCCTTAATAGAAATTAATATTTATAGAATTGTACAAGAAGCCATTAATAATGCTATTAAATATGCAGATTCTTCACATATTTTAGTGTCTCTTTCTCATAGCCAAAATATTTTAAGTATTAATATTGATGATGATGGAAAAGGTTTTGAACCTTCTAAAGTAAAGAAAGTTAAAAATGGAGATGGTGGCATGGGCATGACTTTTATGAAGGAGCGTATTAAATATATTGAAGGTCGTTTATTCTTAAATTCTGAATTAGGAAAAGGAACTAGAGTTACGCTGAATATTCCTATTTAG
- a CDS encoding IS110 family transposase, whose translation MKIKQTIGIDISKLTFDVRIHSNQCYQAFENNLKGFKALIKWVEKNNSISKEHTLFVLEHTGIYSEEIASFFDVNNFYFALIPGLEIKKSLGISRGKDDKVDATKIALYGYRLRDEIKPYKLPSKNIHQLKRLLTLRERLVKQNAGYKATLKEQKRVYTRKENQLLLETQEKMIKYFTKQIKSVEAEMNKIIKASEQLKKQYKLIVSIKGIGNQTALFMIVTTNGFTKFASWRKFASYCGIAPFPNTSGTSIRGRTKVSNLANKKLKSLFDMCAKSAIQHNPEMKLFYNRRVEQGKNKMSTINIIRNKLLSRIFAAIKRQTPYVNVLKYAA comes from the coding sequence ATGAAAATTAAACAAACTATTGGTATCGACATTAGTAAATTAACCTTTGATGTTCGTATTCACAGTAATCAGTGTTATCAAGCATTTGAGAATAACTTAAAAGGTTTTAAAGCACTTATAAAATGGGTAGAAAAAAACAACTCTATTTCTAAGGAACACACTTTATTTGTTTTGGAACACACAGGTATTTATTCTGAAGAAATCGCATCATTTTTTGATGTAAATAACTTTTATTTCGCATTAATTCCAGGTTTAGAAATAAAGAAATCTCTAGGAATATCAAGAGGAAAAGATGACAAAGTAGATGCTACAAAAATAGCATTATATGGGTATCGATTAAGAGATGAAATTAAACCATATAAACTTCCATCAAAAAACATTCATCAATTAAAACGCCTTTTAACATTAAGAGAAAGGCTAGTGAAACAAAACGCTGGTTATAAAGCAACACTTAAAGAACAGAAAAGAGTTTATACTAGAAAAGAGAATCAACTTCTTTTAGAAACTCAAGAGAAAATGATAAAATATTTTACAAAGCAAATTAAAAGTGTTGAAGCCGAAATGAACAAAATAATTAAGGCTAGTGAGCAACTTAAAAAACAATACAAACTAATTGTGAGTATTAAAGGAATTGGTAATCAAACAGCTTTATTTATGATTGTTACAACCAACGGATTTACAAAGTTTGCTTCTTGGAGAAAGTTTGCTTCATATTGTGGGATTGCTCCTTTTCCTAACACCTCTGGAACGAGTATAAGAGGTAGAACCAAAGTGAGTAATCTTGCTAATAAAAAACTCAAAAGTCTTTTTGATATGTGTGCTAAATCAGCAATACAACACAATCCAGAAATGAAGCTATTTTATAATCGAAGAGTCGAACAAGGAAAGAATAAAATGAGTACAATTAACATCATTAGAAATAAATTATTATCACGAATTTTTGCAGCTATAAAAAGACAAACTCCTTATGTAAATGTTTTAAAATATGCTGCTTAA
- a CDS encoding DUF4202 domain-containing protein → MKPTRFETAIALIDKKNAEDPNTYQVSGLEYPKELLYSQRMTRKLLQFDPNASKALQISVRGHHICRWKIGRKEYPMDRVGYLKWREELKKMHASTTGEILEKVGFDKQFVDRVEKIILKKLIKKNEESQTLEDVICLVFLDYYFDEFAAKHTDEKIIDILKKTWVKMSDNGHAAALKIPFSEKSLALVKQAIS, encoded by the coding sequence ATGAAGCCAACAAGATTTGAAACTGCCATTGCATTAATAGATAAAAAAAACGCTGAAGATCCAAACACCTATCAAGTTTCTGGATTAGAGTATCCTAAAGAGTTATTGTACTCGCAAAGGATGACGAGAAAGTTGCTTCAGTTTGATCCAAATGCATCAAAGGCACTTCAAATTTCTGTAAGAGGTCATCATATTTGTCGTTGGAAAATTGGTAGAAAAGAATATCCTATGGATAGAGTTGGGTATTTAAAATGGCGTGAAGAACTAAAAAAGATGCACGCAAGTACTACTGGAGAAATTTTGGAAAAAGTTGGTTTTGATAAACAATTTGTAGACAGAGTAGAAAAAATTATCTTAAAAAAACTCATAAAGAAAAACGAAGAATCTCAAACTTTAGAAGATGTTATTTGTCTGGTTTTTCTAGATTATTATTTTGATGAATTTGCAGCAAAACATACCGACGAAAAAATTATTGATATTTTAAAGAAAACGTGGGTAAAAATGTCTGACAATGGACATGCAGCTGCCTTAAAAATTCCATTTTCAGAAAAAAGCTTGGCTTTGGTAAAACAAGCTATCTCATAA